A part of Rhopalosiphum maidis isolate BTI-1 chromosome 3, ASM367621v3, whole genome shotgun sequence genomic DNA contains:
- the LOC113558506 gene encoding death-associated inhibitor of apoptosis 1-like translates to MSFNDNLRSFNENWSIDFLTPRDMVAANFHYTGIGDKVKCSKCNIELGNWKQGDDPVQFHIRFSPICSFVYEILYTVDGRLTTFNNWPVPFLKPIKMAEAGFYFLGFEDRVKCFKCKRHFDSWKKGDIPILEHYRNSFLCPYVKGYEDMFDVCGFYRTSIADLQINLWAKQIEDLLNAEGIMLKLKPIKRSIMATFNARLKSFDKCPRTLNQDINILSEAGFFYSGNGRNDYTTCFFCDEILCQWADDDEPWTEHAKWSKECSYVLLNKGKHFVDQVCNVENDISNQLELYTLITEQKYTYLNGSKMKIQATKININESQIIKILSDKKKKHFSQILDPNSVPDCMLCKICYKEEIKVVFVPCGHAVACLQCAFTLEMCAICRYPFSKLIRVYLCMDKKIDEDLKLVPCSSKMSSNNTLRSMLCKVCHKEELAAIFIPCRHVYTCIKCAEEMDNCPICAENIFAFIQLYL, encoded by the exons ATGtcgtttaatgataatttgagatcctttaatgaaaattggagtatagattttttaacACCGCGTGATATGGTTGCAGCTAATTTTCATTACACAGGCATTGGAGATAAAGTTAAATGTAGTAAATGTAACATAGAATTAGGTAATTGGAAACAGGGTGATGATCcggtacaatttcatattcGTTTCTCTCCAATTTGTTCATttgtttatgaaatt TTGTATACAGTTGATGGTCGTTTGACCACATTTAATAATTGGCCAGTCCCTTTTTTAAAACCTATTAAAATGGCTGAAGCAGGTTTTTATTTCTTAGGCTTTGAAGATCGtgtgaaatgttttaaatgcaAAAGACATTTTGATTCATGGAAAAAAGGTGATATTCCAATACTTGAACATTATCGTAACTCATTTTTATGTCCATATGTTAAAGGATACGAag ACATGTTTGATGTgtgtggtttttaccgtacttcaATTGCTGATctccaaattaatttatgggcGAAACAAATTGAGGATTTGTTAAATGCTGAGGgtattatgttaaaactaAAACCTATTAAACGAAGTATTATGGCCACCTTCAATGCACGCTTGAAATCATTTGATAAATGCCCACGAACATTGAATCAAGATATCAATATTCTATCTGAAGCTGGATTTTTCTATTCTG gtaATGGTCGAAATGATTATACGACTTGTTTTTTCTGTgatgaaatattatgtcaatgGGCTGATGACGATGAACCGTGGACAGAACATGCCAAATGGTCCAAAGAGTGTAGttatgtgttattaaataaaggcAAACATTTTGTGGACCAAGTATGTAATGTGGAAAATGACATATCCAATCAactg GAGTTATACACGTTGATAACTGAACAGAAATATACTTACCTTAACGGatctaaaatgaaaatacaggcgacaaaaat aaatattaatgaatcacaaattatcaaaattttatctgataaaaaaaagaagcaTTTTTCTCAAATACTAGATCCTAATTCTGTGCCAGATTGTATGCTTTGCAAGATTTGTTATAAGGAAGAAATTAAAGTTGTTTTTGTCCCTTGTGGCCATGCCGTTGCCTGCTTACAATGCGCTTTTACTCTCGAAATGTGCGCTATATGTAGATATCCATTCTCAAAGTTAATAagagtatatttatgtatggataaaaaaatcgatgaaGATCTTAAACTGGTACCTTGCAGCTCTAAAATGTCTTCTAACAACACACTGCGCTCAATGCTTTGCAAAGTGTGTCATAAAGAAGAATTGGCCGCTATATTTATACCCTGTAGACATGTCTACACCTGTATTAAATGTGCGGAAGAAATGGATAACTGTCCTATATGtgcagaaaatatttttgcttttattcaattatacttataa